Proteins from a genomic interval of Gemmatimonadaceae bacterium:
- the ald gene encoding alanine dehydrogenase, with the protein MKIGVPKEIKTNENRIALVPAGAEALVAAGHAVLVETGAGVGSGFPDEAYTGVGAKIAPDAATVWKDSDMIMKVKEPIEKEWPHMRHGQLVFTYFHFAADEKLTRAHMKSGATCVAYETVELPTRELPLLTPMSEVAGRMAVQEGAKYLEKLYGGRGVLLGGVPGVAPAKVVILGGGIVGINAAKMAAGLGAKVTILDLSLERLRYLSDVMPANCVMIHSNRHNVLEQIETADLVVGAVLIPGAKAPKLVRKEDLKLMQPGAVIVDVAIDQGGCVETIHATTHENPTYVVDGIIHYGVANMPGGVPRTSTLALTNATLPYALQLANKGWKQALRDNPALLKGLNMTEGRVTYPGVAEAFGLTYEDPRQFIA; encoded by the coding sequence ATGAAGATCGGCGTACCCAAGGAAATCAAGACGAACGAGAACCGCATCGCGCTCGTGCCGGCCGGCGCTGAAGCGCTCGTGGCGGCGGGACACGCGGTGCTCGTCGAGACCGGCGCGGGCGTCGGCAGCGGCTTTCCCGACGAAGCGTACACGGGCGTGGGCGCCAAGATCGCTCCCGATGCCGCGACCGTGTGGAAGGACAGCGACATGATCATGAAGGTGAAGGAGCCGATCGAGAAGGAATGGCCGCACATGCGGCACGGTCAGCTCGTGTTCACCTATTTCCATTTCGCGGCCGACGAGAAGCTGACGCGCGCGCACATGAAGAGCGGCGCGACCTGCGTGGCCTACGAGACCGTCGAGCTGCCGACGCGCGAATTGCCGCTCTTGACGCCGATGTCCGAGGTGGCCGGCCGCATGGCCGTGCAGGAAGGCGCCAAGTATCTCGAGAAGCTGTACGGGGGGCGCGGCGTGCTGCTGGGTGGTGTGCCGGGTGTCGCCCCCGCCAAGGTCGTCATCCTGGGCGGCGGCATCGTGGGCATCAACGCGGCGAAGATGGCGGCCGGCCTCGGTGCCAAGGTCACGATTCTCGATCTCTCCCTCGAGCGCCTGCGCTACCTCTCGGACGTCATGCCGGCCAACTGCGTGATGATCCACTCGAACCGCCACAACGTGCTCGAGCAGATCGAGACGGCGGACCTCGTCGTGGGCGCGGTGTTAATTCCGGGCGCCAAGGCGCCGAAACTCGTCCGCAAGGAAGATCTCAAGCTCATGCAGCCCGGGGCGGTGATCGTGGACGTGGCGATCGACCAGGGTGGATGCGTTGAGACCATTCATGCGACGACGCATGAGAATCCGACCTACGTCGTCGATGGGATCATCCATTACGGCGTAGCCAACATGCCGGGCGGGGTGCCCCGGACGTCGACGCTGGCGCTGACCAACGCGACGCTCCCGTATGCGCTCCAACTGGCCAACAAGGGCTGGAAGCAGGCGCTTCGCGACAATCCGGCGCTGCTCAAGGGACTGAACATGACCGAAGGTCGTGTGACGTATCCGGGGGTTGCCGAGGCCTTTGGCCTGACTTATGAAGATCCGCGACAGTTCATTGCCTAA